One Lacticaseibacillus rhamnosus genomic window carries:
- a CDS encoding iron-sulfur cluster biosynthesis family protein yields MQIHFDEGAVNKIQPHLGSDKKLLLTFEDGVGPYSQHAMIHMQVQFSLNVVKASDPATDYDTEISSNLGPILIKGYSQEDLNANMHVHFNSTLNTLVLSGDGGDIDTNMGFIDFTQANGVRNNPAR; encoded by the coding sequence ATGCAAATCCATTTTGACGAAGGCGCTGTGAACAAGATCCAACCGCATTTGGGTTCGGACAAGAAGTTGCTTTTGACGTTTGAAGATGGTGTTGGGCCGTATTCGCAGCACGCGATGATTCATATGCAAGTTCAATTTTCACTTAATGTCGTCAAGGCTAGTGACCCAGCAACCGACTATGACACTGAGATCAGCAGTAATCTTGGGCCAATTTTGATCAAGGGTTATTCGCAGGAAGACTTAAATGCCAATATGCATGTCCATTTCAACTCGACCTTAAATACTTTGGTTTTAAGTGGTGATGGTGGCGACATTGATACCAACATGGGCTTCATTGATTTCACACAAGCCAATGGTGTCCGCAATAATCCGGCCCGTTAA
- a CDS encoding alpha-hydroxy-acid oxidizing protein, giving the protein MVDAVKADPFGKVNAIDVLDLASLEARAEKVLGRGEFGYISEGSDDGYTMHRNTTAFQDVHMLPRVLQGVENPDQSTTFMGAKLASPLLTAPIASNTLAHPSGELGLAKGAKEAGIMMSQSTFASKTIAETAAVSDGAPYMFQLYMPKDWEYCQYLLDEAKQAGALAIILTADSTLGGYREKDVMNHYHLKGRLANLEGYNTGQSGVGAGGLFKESMQKLDLGLISKLASYSGLPIIIKGIQHPADAVAAITAGAAGIYVSNHGGRQLDGAPGAIEQLPAIAAAVDHRVPIIFDGGVQRGTHVLKALALGADLVGIGRPFSYGLALGGWQGVKDVADHLKMEINIAMQLTGCQTMADVKQMKVKTTFA; this is encoded by the coding sequence ATGGTAGATGCAGTGAAAGCTGATCCATTCGGCAAAGTTAATGCAATTGATGTGTTAGATTTAGCAAGTTTAGAAGCGCGCGCTGAAAAAGTCCTTGGTCGCGGTGAATTCGGGTACATCAGTGAGGGCTCTGACGATGGCTACACCATGCACCGCAATACAACGGCATTTCAAGATGTGCACATGCTGCCACGTGTGTTACAAGGCGTTGAAAATCCGGATCAGTCAACAACGTTTATGGGCGCAAAACTTGCTTCACCGCTGCTAACCGCTCCCATTGCCAGCAACACTTTGGCCCACCCAAGCGGTGAACTCGGTTTAGCAAAAGGCGCCAAAGAAGCCGGTATCATGATGTCCCAAAGCACCTTTGCTTCCAAAACCATCGCGGAAACCGCAGCGGTCAGCGATGGTGCGCCATACATGTTTCAGTTGTATATGCCTAAAGACTGGGAATATTGTCAATACTTGCTAGACGAAGCGAAACAGGCCGGTGCACTGGCCATCATTTTGACAGCAGATTCAACATTAGGCGGTTATCGTGAAAAAGACGTGATGAATCATTACCATCTCAAAGGCCGACTTGCCAACCTCGAAGGCTATAACACAGGGCAATCCGGGGTTGGTGCAGGCGGTTTGTTTAAAGAATCCATGCAAAAGCTGGATCTTGGCCTGATCAGTAAATTAGCCAGTTATTCAGGCTTGCCGATTATTATCAAAGGCATCCAACACCCTGCCGATGCCGTTGCTGCCATTACAGCAGGTGCTGCGGGAATTTACGTCTCCAATCATGGTGGCCGCCAACTCGACGGGGCACCAGGCGCCATTGAACAGTTACCCGCCATCGCCGCCGCTGTGGATCATCGCGTTCCCATCATCTTTGACGGCGGTGTTCAGCGCGGCACCCATGTACTCAAAGCGCTGGCACTAGGCGCTGATCTCGTTGGCATTGGCCGACCATTTAGTTATGGGTTAGCACTTGGCGGCTGGCAAGGCGTCAAGGATGTTGCCGACCATCTGAAAATGGAAATCAACATCGCCATGCAGCTGACCGGCTGCCAGACGATGGCGGATGTGAAGCAGATGAAGGTTAAAACGACATTTGCTTAA
- a CDS encoding coiled-coil domain-containing protein yields the protein MNKHNSLLTTTVATAAVLTVAGGVTTVHADDQTPTSSATSKTAQSAADTSAKTPVESAQQGVKDAQGNVDAAQKAKDDASKNVADTTEKQSAAQQKVDAAQAAKEAAQSVAASSAAAAESAATQTSAAQSAADAATPEAKQSAATAVSDAKAEQEAAQSTVNLATSQQAKDQAAQSAASSAAQSAANATAQEQSKVNVTKQATSDAAKALDTTAAKTAVDQASTSLAAAKSALSKAQAEADQAQTAQAATDQLVSAAKSSLDHQATTTSSAKDALAQATAKSTAAKAKVAEAQKAVTDAQAALDAAQAKTNIDLAAEGITVTVSDNAKATAKELVASKSRDGNYIHSHLATIAKGISISYKPTDADWSEELPYTNTGTDYKGRTIGISSINFAAPSGAYDSLTSAQKSHIEDLYLAIFNRIRTQLGMPPIINSNSVNGTTKVAVIGPSDIAGGSFLYSRAFYPTKKSDGTVAWLDDPPTNPLTQYNMAILKDNVFNNSVLSSFLSKSGDTSDGTLAASNLQPLLGFNRVGESSKTLADTVTIARSGQLLFLTVNVATVNDDATFNTSTDTKALSTALKNAQTQLASSQADLATANATQAAAQSAFDQANGEQTKAQANYNDAVQDQKAASVKKTSADNKVAVNKVAVTNAETALATAQKIYEASLQDQPAKIAALNAAKTAQAEAEKQLSLAKSAQATAEASLEAAQNQLKKDQDATADAKAKLAKAEQAVTDAKAKLDQLNHAQDRLIKAKEAQAKADAGVAKAKAAVVAAEKNLSEKQAVLADAKAKAATAKNKLAEATASLTAAQQQLKTAKSVLKAAQDAETLADNVTRQQHQLESKADALKHGYHINGQQVLDQNGHPVSGWSVVNGQMVDPYGNIIKIAQTQTTPGTKTAAPVTKPLAAKASVNSNGRHSFPQTGENQVITVWMMLLGFAMTALSMLGFESHRKYRHQR from the coding sequence ATGAATAAGCATAATTCGTTACTCACCACCACTGTGGCAACAGCCGCCGTATTGACCGTTGCTGGCGGTGTGACGACCGTACACGCCGATGACCAAACGCCAACCAGCAGTGCGACAAGCAAGACAGCTCAGTCCGCGGCTGATACTTCGGCTAAAACACCGGTCGAATCTGCGCAACAAGGCGTAAAAGATGCGCAAGGCAATGTCGATGCGGCCCAAAAAGCTAAGGATGATGCATCAAAAAATGTCGCCGACACTACGGAAAAACAAAGCGCTGCGCAACAAAAGGTTGACGCGGCCCAAGCAGCAAAGGAAGCGGCCCAAAGTGTAGCAGCCAGTTCTGCTGCTGCCGCCGAGTCTGCTGCAACTCAGACCTCCGCAGCACAATCTGCAGCTGATGCGGCAACACCGGAAGCCAAGCAGTCTGCTGCGACAGCTGTGAGTGATGCTAAGGCGGAACAAGAAGCGGCCCAATCTACTGTTAATTTAGCAACGAGTCAGCAGGCCAAAGATCAAGCTGCTCAATCCGCTGCTAGTTCTGCCGCCCAATCCGCCGCAAATGCTACCGCTCAAGAACAATCCAAGGTTAACGTCACCAAGCAAGCCACCAGTGATGCTGCCAAGGCCCTTGATACAACGGCGGCCAAGACTGCAGTCGATCAAGCAAGCACTAGCCTTGCCGCTGCCAAAAGTGCTTTAAGCAAGGCCCAAGCAGAAGCCGATCAAGCACAGACTGCCCAAGCGGCCACTGATCAATTGGTCTCTGCAGCCAAGTCTAGTTTGGACCATCAAGCCACAACAACGAGTAGTGCCAAAGATGCACTCGCACAGGCAACTGCTAAGAGTACTGCAGCTAAAGCAAAAGTCGCGGAGGCACAAAAAGCTGTTACGGATGCACAAGCTGCTCTTGATGCGGCCCAAGCCAAGACAAATATTGATTTAGCAGCAGAAGGCATTACTGTCACCGTCTCCGACAATGCCAAAGCGACTGCCAAGGAACTGGTGGCAAGCAAGTCACGAGATGGTAACTATATACATTCACATTTAGCCACCATTGCTAAAGGTATTAGTATCTCGTATAAACCTACGGATGCTGACTGGAGTGAAGAACTTCCTTACACGAACACTGGCACAGATTACAAAGGCAGAACGATCGGTATATCGTCAATTAACTTTGCCGCCCCATCAGGCGCCTATGATTCACTCACTTCTGCGCAGAAATCACATATAGAAGACCTCTATCTCGCAATTTTTAATCGCATCCGAACGCAATTAGGTATGCCGCCCATTATTAATAGCAATAGCGTTAATGGCACTACAAAGGTTGCTGTTATAGGACCATCTGACATTGCTGGTGGTTCCTTCCTTTACAGTCGTGCCTTTTATCCCACAAAAAAGAGTGATGGTACAGTTGCTTGGCTTGATGACCCGCCTACAAACCCATTAACTCAGTACAATATGGCTATTTTAAAAGATAATGTGTTTAACAATAGTGTCTTATCAAGTTTCTTAAGTAAATCAGGTGACACCTCAGACGGTACTTTGGCTGCCTCAAATCTACAACCCTTACTTGGGTTCAATAGAGTAGGCGAATCCAGCAAAACGTTAGCCGACACTGTTACAATCGCCCGTTCTGGTCAACTCCTTTTCCTAACTGTCAATGTTGCAACCGTTAACGATGATGCAACCTTCAATACATCAACGGATACAAAAGCACTTTCAACTGCCCTAAAGAATGCTCAAACTCAACTTGCTAGCTCGCAAGCGGACCTTGCAACGGCAAACGCCACCCAAGCTGCCGCACAATCGGCTTTTGATCAGGCTAATGGTGAACAAACAAAGGCGCAAGCTAACTATAATGATGCCGTTCAAGATCAAAAAGCAGCCAGCGTCAAAAAGACTAGTGCTGATAATAAAGTGGCCGTTAACAAAGTTGCTGTGACAAACGCGGAAACAGCATTAGCAACTGCTCAAAAGATCTACGAAGCAAGTCTGCAAGATCAACCAGCAAAGATTGCAGCGCTCAATGCTGCCAAAACCGCACAAGCTGAGGCGGAAAAACAGCTGTCACTCGCAAAGTCAGCGCAGGCTACTGCTGAAGCAAGTCTCGAAGCAGCTCAGAACCAGCTTAAAAAAGATCAAGACGCAACCGCTGATGCAAAAGCTAAATTAGCGAAGGCGGAACAAGCCGTAACAGACGCAAAAGCCAAACTCGATCAACTGAATCATGCACAGGATCGTTTAATCAAAGCTAAGGAAGCACAGGCCAAAGCTGACGCTGGGGTTGCAAAAGCCAAAGCTGCTGTCGTTGCGGCAGAAAAGAATCTTAGTGAAAAACAAGCTGTTTTAGCAGATGCAAAGGCTAAAGCCGCGACAGCTAAGAATAAATTGGCTGAGGCAACCGCAAGCTTAACCGCTGCGCAACAACAACTCAAAACAGCTAAATCAGTTCTAAAAGCTGCCCAAGATGCTGAAACTTTGGCTGATAATGTTACTCGTCAACAACATCAGCTTGAATCTAAAGCAGACGCATTAAAACATGGCTATCATATTAATGGCCAACAAGTGCTTGATCAAAACGGTCATCCCGTATCCGGATGGTCAGTTGTGAATGGTCAAATGGTTGATCCATACGGTAATATCATCAAAATCGCTCAAACACAAACAACTCCAGGCACTAAGACTGCCGCACCAGTGACCAAACCACTAGCCGCCAAGGCCTCGGTTAACTCAAATGGCCGGCACAGTTTCCCACAAACAGGTGAAAATCAAGTGATAACCGTTTGGATGATGTTGCTTGGTTTTGCTATGACGGCATTAAGTATGCTTGGCTTTGAATCTCATCGTAAATATCGTCATCAACGTTAA
- a CDS encoding nitroreductase family protein — MTETVAPNKLTNNDLAKVMFDRHSVRKFDPTVKISRDELQDMIREATTAPSACNLQSWHFVIIDTSEGKEKLKKAAMKFNYPQIDTSSAIIFVAGDTQSHEVYRDVWTKVYEAGKISKEKLDQIFNTFLPLYEHASPEFLTLDATIDGAMVAMQLLLLARAYGYDANPWSGYDFKTIIPTLGLDPKRFVPVMAVAIGKAAEQPLQTERYDVKQLIDYLD, encoded by the coding sequence ATGACAGAAACAGTAGCGCCAAACAAATTAACTAATAACGATTTAGCAAAGGTGATGTTCGATCGGCATTCGGTTCGCAAGTTCGATCCAACGGTAAAAATCAGCCGCGATGAGCTGCAAGATATGATTCGGGAGGCAACAACCGCGCCGTCCGCATGCAATTTGCAGTCGTGGCATTTTGTCATCATTGACACCTCTGAAGGCAAAGAGAAGTTGAAAAAAGCGGCCATGAAATTCAACTATCCGCAAATTGATACCAGTTCCGCCATTATTTTCGTTGCCGGCGATACCCAATCACATGAGGTCTATCGCGATGTGTGGACGAAGGTTTACGAGGCAGGCAAAATCAGTAAAGAGAAGCTGGACCAAATCTTCAACACCTTCCTACCACTGTACGAACATGCCTCACCTGAATTTCTGACTTTAGATGCGACCATTGACGGCGCTATGGTTGCCATGCAATTGTTGCTTCTAGCCCGAGCATACGGATATGACGCCAATCCATGGTCCGGGTATGACTTTAAAACGATCATCCCAACACTAGGCCTGGATCCTAAACGCTTTGTACCGGTTATGGCGGTTGCCATCGGAAAAGCCGCTGAACAGCCATTGCAAACAGAGCGCTATGACGTCAAGCAACTGATTGATTACCTAGATTAA